The Tistrella mobilis genome window below encodes:
- a CDS encoding DUF2165 family protein, with the protein MPAASRVAKIVMVLGLSAFAFLVTFNNLTDYGSNFAFVSHVLAMDDTFPGNALMWRAITDPIFWHIGYWAIIAGEGITAALFAVAGIAMLRRVNGTAGEFGRAKRMVHFGAAMGFLVWFVGFMVIGGEWFAMWQSSTWNGQAPAFRFYITILAVVIYVGQPDPD; encoded by the coding sequence ATGCCTGCTGCGTCGCGTGTGGCCAAGATCGTGATGGTGCTTGGCCTCTCGGCCTTCGCCTTCCTCGTCACCTTCAACAATCTGACCGACTACGGATCGAACTTCGCCTTCGTGTCTCACGTTCTGGCGATGGACGACACCTTCCCCGGCAATGCGCTGATGTGGCGGGCGATCACCGATCCGATCTTCTGGCATATCGGCTATTGGGCGATCATCGCCGGCGAGGGCATCACCGCGGCCCTGTTCGCCGTGGCCGGCATCGCCATGCTGCGCCGGGTCAACGGCACGGCCGGAGAATTCGGCCGCGCCAAGCGGATGGTCCATTTCGGCGCAGCCATGGGCTTTCTGGTCTGGTTCGTGGGCTTCATGGTGATCGGCGGCGAGTGGTTCGCCATGTGGCAGTCGTCCACCTGGAACGGCCAGGCACCGGCTTTCCGGTTCTACATCACGATCCTGGCGGTGGTGATCTATGTCGGCCAGCCCGATCCGGACTGA